The DNA sequence GTTCTATAATTTTGACCTGGTGATTATGTACATGCTTATATTGAGCACCTACAGGTTTTGTTAACTTCTTAACTAAAATGTATTCCACACATGAATATTCAGGTTCTGTTTGGCGTAAAATAATTTTCTGCAAATTATTTTACTACAATAGTTTATAGGATATTGTGCAAGTCGTTGAAAAGAGTACCAAGAAAGGTGAGAAGAATATTTACTTTTTGAGAGTTGCTTGAGATTATGTATATTTGTATTGCTTATGTTCTATATAACACAATATCCAACACCCTAACATTCACAGCCCATGGGCATATTACACTAATGTGCAAATAAAATTTGTTGTAGATATATAAGAGATGGTTCACAGTTCAGGACAATAGATTTTTGATGGGAGTTGGTTGTCAACGACAATCGTTTTCTGATACTAACAAATTTTCGGATTTTTTAATAGTaagataaaagttttaaaattggTATCTAAAACACGGACCCGAATTTCTGTACTATTCTAAAACCGCAATAACTTCTGATACAATTTGTTGTTTTAAACTTGATTTAATAAGATGtatattatcataatttatgatatttagttattatatcAGTCTATCTGTAAGTtgtaaattacaaataaacttATACAAACTGATGGATTAAAAGTTATCTTTCATTTACAAAGGTTCAAGGATTAAAGACATTCAGAACATAGTGAGAAGGTAGAAAATACAGGGAAATTACACGCGGCCTAATATAATGAACCAAAATTAAAACCTAGAACTCGTGGGTACTCTAACTGCTCCTGATACATGAACATTTCCCTTTCTTCTGAAGTACACAAACGAACCACTAAGGATAAGCAAAAATAGCATAATTCCCTGCACAAAGGTAGTTACAAGTCAAAAGCAAACAATATTGAGAAGTACCGGCAGTACATGTTTACAATGAACAGaacattataattttctttataaGAAGCGATTAGGCAGTGAAGCATATTTAGAATAGGAATACTTCGCACACGTCCTTCGCACCTTAATATACAACGTCCCAAACATATAATTTCACAAGGACTGGGACAATGAGTTGAGACATTGTATAGAAGAACTGGCCTTCAGTCCAAGTGAAAAGGAACAGACAGAATAACAATTAACATACCTCAAATCCAAGTACGGATATTTTCTCTTCATTAGTTGCAGGTATACAGCTTCTGTATGTGATGTATGAATCTGCCCCACCCTTTGATGCCGATTTATTATCCAAAAGACTTCTCTGTTTAACTGCACCAGACTCCTTATTGCTGACTTTTTCTTTAGAAACAGCTTTACTTTCCTCACATCTTAAAGGTATACGATAACCAGTTTCACTACATCGGTATTTGCCATCATTCTGTAAAATAAAATGCAACATAATTTACCCTCCATATATTGTGCAGGTATAACAGATATAAGAAGTCTGTGTTTGCCAACAATAAGACCAgtacaaaaagaaaataactaaAAGAATCAAATACATACATGATACTGATACATCATGTATCCTATACTTTTATTCGACAAATTGACCTCAGGAAATATAGCCATTGTTACATTATACACTAATCGACTTATCGTTTAACTAGCAGCCGGAGAAACTGTGGATTTTCACATAAATCTCCAGTACGATTAAAGGAACGACGAActgaaaaaatttatatatacatgaacAGCCAAGTAAGATTACTTGGACAAAACAGAAATCTTCCAGTGAGGCATTAGAACAAACAATTTTCGACTTCTACACCATGAAGGAGAACTCGCGCGTTGCCAAGAACTCTATCTAAACTATTAACAATGTCTAGAACTTGCTTACAACTGCACTGTGTTTGAAGAAGCAACattcaaaatttcattatatcagaGTCCATAGACATTGGTGCAGAGGATAAATAAAACTCCTCACTTTCCAATAGAAGGATATGTCACTACTTTGCTCTCATCTAACATATCAAAGTTGCCGTCGCAGGTCCTTGGTAGACCtggatggaaaaaaaaaaactatggaATACGAAATCTTCCAAGAAAATAAACTTTGCAATATGAATGGGGTCTTCATAAATTACATCCAGGCCAGAAGTTGGAGGATGCCACTTTAAGGTCCAAATGTTACCACTTAAGGACGAGACAAGGAAACTagcaaatttttttttgtcagggaaAAGTagcaattttaattaaatctaaAACAATATAGCTGAGTTGTCGCTACTATGAATTATATCTCCAATTCACATCTTAGCTACAAACAACTATTCCTCCATTCTAGAAAACTTCCATAATATTTGTTGTATGAACATATATAACAGGAACTAAGAGTCGTACCATGACAAACTTGCATTATTCCATTGTGAACATCTTATTTCATATTACTAGAAGTTTAGAGATGCTGTCACATCTCTGTATTCCTGATTTTACACATGTTTAATCCATATTGTTATCATATATAATGGTAGCTTCTCGAGAATTTAAATTGTAATGCTCCCCCCTCATACTTGACTATACATAACGAACTTCTCATTCATTTTGTGAATCACCACTAGCTTCAACGAATTCTTGAAAAGAACTACTAATTGATCTTCAAGCTGGCAGCACGAATTCCAAAATGTCTTTCATGCGTTCCcgataaaatgatattaatattaatgtgCTTACTTTGACTGTGTGCATAGGCCGTTGCAATAAACTCTACTTCGCATGTTGAGACCAGCAGTTTGTTCTTTCTTAAATGACCACAATAATACAGTTGACCAATGTCAAATGCATTACTgaacattgtttttttttaatccactGATCGAGCGTCCCTTTGTTATTGtacacaaaattaattaaagatatattatatgcTCGTAAATTTGGCATTCATAACTTGTTACCTTGAAGGAGTCCATATGGAGCTAACATGTTACTTTTGTTCCAAATGTTCACAAGGATAACGCTAACGACCCAACTCAAGAAAGAATTATAAGGTTTTAATCAAACCTCCAAGAACTTGGGACACAAAGGTTATTATTACTTTCAAAAGATTATATTTGTGAATATGAGCAAGCACTTTGCACAAACTAAATCAAAGGAGAAATATTATAATCATGTGCACGTTAATGATATGATCTTTCGTGTAAAAATTCCTAGTGTTTTCAACGACTTTAAGAAAGTTACATAGGAATTTAAGATGACAGATATTGATTAGCCTTCATAATTAACAATCATTGGGCTTGAATAAGTATGAATACAAATTCAACTCAATAGTCAATGGAATAGATAAAAGCTATCTCATCTCGACTGTAAATAAAAAGAAACCAAGAAGGATCCATGACGACCGAAATTTAGGAGTCCGAATAACAAAGATAGGTACACAACTTCACCACCCATAACCTACACCTATAATAACTACCACCTACACAAATAACTACACGGACTTAAATACCTAAGGGTGTTGGCCCTCACTGCcacaattttcaagaaaaaagCCCCTTATACCACAGTCGGAGAAGATGGTCCCGACCTACCACTTTGCAATCCAAAACACTAGATCGTGCAGCGTATATCCTCTTTCCCTTCTTAAAGCTACACGATCATTTTGAGACCCTAAACGCTATTCATATAGTGTTTTACTCCTAAAACGCCAGATCATGTTACGTTTTGTAGTGATTTTCAAACCTGAAAGCGTTTTCTTCCAAAATCAAAACGTTGGATTGTCCGtcattaataaatgatattttgggTCATTTCTCCCGACTGTCATTTTGGGCATTACTTCCACAAATTGTGAATACCTAACAATTTCAACAACTACTTAATTCATGTCAAGACATACACATTCTCACTAACAATTCACCGCAACACGAAACCAAATCAGTACAACTACATCCACATCACCTAACTCGCTCAAAACTACGAAACAGCATCAAAACACGGAGTTTAACAAAATGCGCATACCTTCTCTGCGTAAAGGCAAGGGATACAAGGACCAGAAGGAGAGCAATCGTAAGTGATATTGAGTCCTTCAGGCGTCTCCTTGAAGCTCATCAGTAATCTTCGCCCTAATTCTGATCCTCGTTCTGTTTCACTAATTCAATTCCGAttaaatcagattaaaaatattaatattaatataatataaagtgATAGACACGAGCATATGTGCGATTGACTTACAGGTGTGAAGAAGCGGGGAGAAGAAAGCAGAGGATGAGTATTATTGAATACGCCATGGATTTGCTGTGTAGATCTCTGGTTTTCACTTGAGGAGGTGGCGCTTCATTTCTCTGGGTTTTGATTGTAACTTGCACGATCGCATATTGGGGCGTCTTAAAAATGattttgtgttttaaataaaataaataagtggacaTTTAGAAAAGAATCAGAAGCTGTCAGCTTCCTAAAAATGCTTTTACTTATTTAAACAAAcaagttataaaatattaatttatataaatgggtcaagaaaagcaaaaCTAGGAAGCAGGTTCAGCTTACTTTTTTATCTTCCtacttaatattaaaaatatataatattatattatagtgaTTTATTGATTGGATcgcataaaattttaattttgatagttTACTGTAGACTTGTAGTATGTTTTGACAAATCGGATATATACTTCATGATTTTGATTTAtctcttaaaaaattattaatttcaatAATAGTACTTAAAaggtataataattaaaaatatttataaaataatgaggaTTAAGAATGTAAAAGAGAAGAAAATGTAttgtttatttagaaaaaaatagtgattattttaaaaaattactaaTTTGAAGAATGATTATGACACTATAGCTGCAGTTTATATATAGCtcgtttagagcatctccaatggcctCTTTATAGTGGctcctaaattaaaatttgaagagTATTGTGATTTTGCTTGTTGCAATAGACTCCTAGTCACTCTTAAATTCCTTAAATTTCTCTTCTCCCTCCTCAATTATAAGAGCTACTAGCCACTTTTaactcatattttataataaatttgtaagcaTTCAATCTATCTCCATCCACTTTCTCTTGTACTTTTATGCATATGACTTGCTtttgataatataaaacaaaataaggaGTGAATATAAGAagtgttgttggagttgaacccACGTTAAATCACtagaagttaatattttatattatatttaggagtgaTTTAAGAgactgttggagatgctcttagctcGAGTGctcagagcaactccaatgcaatgctatacttggttctattgctatattatagcatcaaaagtaaaaaaaaaaaactcaactccaaatgGGTGCTATATTTGAATGCAtaaatgcatccttggttctatatttgaaaccaaggatggatccatccatgttgccacatcatcaataattataaattgaaaACTAGTTAATGAGTTAATAAGTTAgataaaagttaatgagttggttctatatagaagttaggtaaaagttaatgaatTGGTTAAGTTTGAAACTAATTATAGAACTTAGGtcttgctcccgagtttttttagGAGAGAAAGTAACTGAATGCAACATCCCACTTTTGAAGTGAAAGTTTTAGAGTGAAAGTATGCTATATTTTCACTCACTTTCACTCGCTTTCCTCCctttaaaaaactcgggagcacgaGTAGAAGTCCTTcctcttcacttgctttcctatttttttaagggaaaatagatttttttaccacccaacttattatttgtttagaaacctaccactgaactataatttttttcttttttgtcactaatgttaggttcggacttttttttgtcactaaagttaggttcggatttgattattaacactatgttatttttttagtattattaaaatatagtgttattctgcaatataatggcgatctgatatgtgtctatatatttatgtagtgtcctaggtagtttaccttggaggacgagagttggacatgcattttga is a window from the Daucus carota subsp. sativus chromosome 8, DH1 v3.0, whole genome shotgun sequence genome containing:
- the LOC108197615 gene encoding uncharacterized protein LOC108197615 isoform X1, with amino-acid sequence MAYSIILILCFLLPASSHLETERGSELGRRLLMSFKETPEGLNITYDCSPSGPCIPCLYAEKNDGKYRCSETGYRIPLRCEESKAVSKEKVSNKESGAVKQRSLLDNKSASKGGADSYITYRSCIPATNEEKISVLGFEGIMLFLLILSGSFVYFRRKGNVHVSGAVRVPTSSRF
- the LOC108197615 gene encoding uncharacterized protein LOC108197615 isoform X2; this translates as MSFKETPEGLNITYDCSPSGPCIPCLYAEKNDGKYRCSETGYRIPLRCEESKAVSKEKVSNKESGAVKQRSLLDNKSASKGGADSYITYRSCIPATNEEKISVLGFEGIMLFLLILSGSFVYFRRKGNVHVSGAVRVPTSSRF